The Arachis hypogaea cultivar Tifrunner chromosome 14, arahy.Tifrunner.gnm2.J5K5, whole genome shotgun sequence genome has a segment encoding these proteins:
- the LOC112744560 gene encoding UDP-glycosyltransferase 83A1, with amino-acid sequence MGIIPHFLVIPFPVLGHINPLTQFSNVLTKHGCKVTFLHTEFSHKRAKISEDDDGGSQDHIKYVTLPDGLDHEDDRSDHVKVLFSMKKTMPSLLPKLIEDINSLDANNKISCIVATINMGWALEVGRKLGIKCALLFPGSATTMASVHCLPKLMEEGIVDSDGNITKTQEIQFSPLMPMMDAKNFAWGTIGKAFFDHLYQEEIQLLNLAEWWLCNSAYDLEPGAFSMSPKFLSIGPLIESDNNNKNKSSSFWQEDTTCLEWLDQQQPQSVVYVSFGSLAVMESNQLKELALALDLIDKPFLWVVRPDNMNSERNNKYPDEFHGRKGKIVDWAPQKKVLNHPAIACFISHCGWNSTIEGVYSGVPFLCWPFFSDQFWDESYICNVWKVGLGLNKDDNGFISKEEIKKKVLQLLGDKAIRERSLKLKQVTRNNLTEGGQSTKNLQNFVNWAK; translated from the exons ATGGGAATTATCCCTCACTTTCTTGTTATACCATTTCCAGTGTTAGGACACATTAATCCCCTAACACAATTCTCTAATGTTCTAACCAAACATGGTTGCAAGGTCACTTTCTTACACACTGAATTCAGCCACAAGAGAGCTAAAATCTCTGAGGATGATGATGGTGGTTCCCAAGATCACATTAAATATGTGACACTCCCAGATGGTTTGGACCATGAAGATGATAGAAGTGACCATGTTAAGGTTCTTTTTTCTATGAAAAAAACAATGCCTTCTTTGCTTCCAAAGCTCATAGAAGATATCAATTCTTTGGATGCTAACAACAAGATCAGTTGTATTGTTGCCACAATTAATATGGGTTGGGCCTTGGAAGTTGGTCGCAAATTGGGAATCAAATGTGCTCTTCTATTTCCAGGTTCAGCAACTACAATGGCTTCAGTTCATTGTCTCCCAAAGCTCATGGAGGAAGGAATTGTTGATTCTGATG GAAACATCACCAAAACACAGGAAATTCAATTTTCTCCACTGATGCCTATGATGGACGCAAAAAACTTTGCATGGGGTACCATTGGAAAGGCCTTCTTCGATCATCTTTATCAGGAAGAGATACAACTTCTCAACTTAGCAGAGTGGTGGCTTTGCAATAGTGCCTATGATCTTGAACCAGGAGCATTCTCCATGTCTCCAAAGTTCCTATCAATTGGACCATTGATTGAAAGTGACaacaataacaaaaacaaaagttCTTCATTTTGGCAAGAAGACACAACATGCTTAGAATGGTTggatcaacaacaacctcaatctGTTGTATATGTTTCATTTGGTAGCTTGGCAGTTATGGAATCCAACCAACTCAAAGAACTAGCACTTGCACTTGATCTCATTGACAAGCCTTTTCTTTGGGTTGTACGACCAG ATAATATGAATAGCGAAAGAAACAACAAATACCCAGATGAATTTCATGGAAGAAAAGGCAAAATTGTTGATTGGGCTCCCCAGAAAAAAGTATTAAACCACCCTGCTATTGCTTGCTTCATAAGTCATTGTGGTTGGAATTCTACTATTGAAGGTGTGTATAGTGGTGTTCCCTTCTTGTGCTGGCCATTTTTCAGTGATCAATTTTGGGATGAATCATATATTTGTAATGTTTGGAAAGTTGGGTTGGGATTGAACAAGGATGACAATGGATTCATATCAAAGGAAGAGATAAAGAAGAAGGTGTTGCAATTGCTTGGTGATAAAGCCATAAGGGAAAGGTCTTTGAAATTGAAACAAGTGACTAGGAATAACCTAACTGAAGGTGGCCAATCTACAAAGAATCTTCAAAATTTTGTCAATTGGGCAAAGTAA
- the LOC112744561 gene encoding UDP-glycosyltransferase 83A1-like encodes MGVPHFLAIPYPVQGHINPLIQLCHVLAKYGKVTFLNTHFNHKRTTTISCGGGNPNINYVSLPDGLEADDDRSDREKQLLSIKRTMPPLLPKLIEDVNALHDVENKISCIIVTGNMGWALELGYNLGIKGAYLWTASATSLACCSSIPNLLLRGIIHSSDGQPTKKQEIQILPTMPTINSSDLPWLSIGTTFFTHLLTSIENMKLGEWWLCNTAYDLEPGSFSMSQKFLPIGPLMEINDTNKCSFWQEDTTCLEWLDQQQPQSVIYVAFGSMAVVEPNQLKELGLALDLINKPFLWVVRPCSNLENTFPIEFQGHKGKIVSWSPQNKVLNHPAIACFISHCGWNSTMEGICGGVPFLCWPFFADQFVNKAYICGVWKIGIELEKDDESGLILREEIKKKVEQLLGNEGIRARSMKLKELTMNNIVPGGQSSKNIQKFINWAK; translated from the exons ATGGGTGTCCCTCATTTTCTGGCAATACCATATCCTGTTCAAGGACATATTAATCCCCTTATCCAATTGTGTCATGTCCTAGCCAAATATGGCAAAGTCACTTTCCTCAACACTCATTTCAACCACAAAAGAACCACCACCATTTCCTGCGGCGGCGGCAACCCTAACATAAACTACGTGTCACTTCCTGATGGGTTGGAAGCTGATGATGATAGGAGTGATAGGGAGAAGCAACTGCTATCTATAAAGAGAACCATGCCTCCTTTGCTTCCTAAGCTCATAGAAGATGTGAATGCTTTGCATGATGTTGAGAACAAAATCAGTTGTATCATTGTTACTGGGAATATGGGTTGGGCCTTGGAACTTGGTTACAATTTGGGAATTAAAGGGGCTTATCTTTGGACTGCTTCAGCTACTTCCTTGGCTTGTTGTTCTTCCATTCCAAACCTTCTTCTTCGTGGAATTATTCACTCTTCAGATG GACAACCCACCAAGAAACAAGAAATTCAGATTTTGCCCACAATGCCTACAATAAACTCTTCAGACCTACCATGGCTTAGCATAGGTACCACCTTCTTCACTCATCTTCTTACAAGCATTGAGAACATGAAGCTTGGAGAATGGTGGCTATGCAACACTGCTTATGATCTTGAGCCTGGATCATTTTCCATGTCACAAAAGTTCCTACCAATTGGTCCATTAATGGAAATTAATGACACCAACAAATGTTCATTTTGGCAAGAAGACACAACTTGTCTAGAATGGTTggatcaacaacaacctcaatcagTTATATATGTTGCATTTGGAAGCATGGCGGTTGTGGAACCAAACCAACTTAAAGAATTAGGGTTAGCACTTGATCTTATTAACAAGCCTTTTCTTTGGGTTGTGCGTCCTTGTAGCAATTTAGAAAACACATTTCCTATTGAATTTCAAGGACATAAAGGTAAAATTGTAAGTTGGTCTCCACAAAATAAGGTACTAAATCATCCCGCGATTGCTTGCTTTATAAGTCATTGCGGGTGGAATTCTACCATGGAAGGTATTTGTGGCGGTGTTCCTTTTTTGTGTTGGCCATTTTTCGCGGACCAATTTGTTAACAAGGCTTATATTTGTGGTGTTTGGAAGATTGGAATTGAATTAGAGAAGGATGATGAAAGTGGATTGATATTAAGGGAAGAGATAAAGAAGAAGGTGGAGCAATTGCTTGGGAATGAAGGAATAAGAGCAAGGTCTATGAAGCTGAAGGAATTGACCATGAATAACATAGTACCAGGTGGTCAATCTTCAAAGAATATCCAAAAGTTTATCAATTGGGCCAAGTGA
- the LOC140178908 gene encoding uncharacterized protein — translation MASPSAPPPPPPPPPPPPSPPPPPPPALPPPPQSEGSSEGATNTRLEAYGIDPEKVMELYFKNREDFYEDILKMILDVKPGQRVYATKAILDGYYAMKEFVDSKINQTEVEITALEHRVKESKHLVEMTKSISTLAKVPFPPDLDKKAVPGDPANSKPFPHRPCPTCSRNDLLCSPNCMTYRFYNDCLLWSFSPRDSGRRTTFDRLRKSFMEFEVNPRRFEIAKTLAYGTYRGAFSPGPLGRQRGYQYYYEDQLRQNNLELEAARRTLREFRIMRDIHNKASAEGYNARNEGIPDTTEQKRNTKKDKGKKVQK, via the exons ATGGCTTCTCCATCTGCACCTCCGccgcctcctcctcctcctcctcctccgcctTCACCTCCACCACCGCCTCCACCTGCACTGCCGCCTCCACCTCAAAGTGAAGGTTCTTCGGAAGGCGCCACCAATACTAGGCTTGAGGCTTATGGCATCGATCCTGAAAAGGTCATGGAGCTCTATTTCAAAAATCGTGAAGATTTTtatgaagatattttgaaaatgattttg gacGTGAAACCTGGTCAACGGGTATATGCAACGAAAGCAATTCTTGATGGTTATTATGCGATGAAAGAGTTCGTTGACAGCAAAATCAACCAGACTGAGGTTGAAATCACTGCTCTGGAACATAGGGTTAAGGAATCGAAGCATCTGGTGGAAATGACGAAATCTATAAGTACACTTGCAAAAGTACCTTTTCCTCCTGATCTTGATAAGAAG GCGGTGCCCGGTGATCCTGCCAACTCTAAACCATTTCCACACCGACCTTGTCCCACGTGCTCCCGTAACGACTTACTCTGCTCTCCCAATTGCATGACCTATCGCTTTTACAATGATTGCCTCCTTTGGAGTTTTAGTCCGAGGGACTCTGGTCGTCGTACAACTTTCGACCGCCTTAGAAAG AGTTTTATGGAGTTTGAAGTCAATCCCCGAAGATTTGAAATAGCAAAAACATTAGCTTATGGAACTTATAGGGGTGCATTCTCTCCTGGCCCTCTTGGCCGTCAACGCGGGTATCAATATTACTATGAGGACCAGCTGAGGCAGAATAACCTTGAACTTGAGGCTGCACGACGTACTCTTCGGGAATTTCGAATTATGCGAGATATACATAACAAGGCAAGTGCTGAAGGTTACAATGCTAGAAATGAAGGCATTCCTGATACTACTGAGCAG AAACGAAATACCAAAAAGGATAAAGGTAAAAAGGTTCAAAAGTAA